A window of the Coprobacter fastidiosus genome harbors these coding sequences:
- the ruvC gene encoding crossover junction endodeoxyribonuclease RuvC has protein sequence MPKERIIIGIDPGTTVMGYGVLKINGNKPELITLGILQLNKFDNHYMKLRRIFERVLGLIDQYHPDEMAIESPFFGKNVQSMLKLGRAQGVAMSAALYRDIPITEYAPLKIKMSITGNGNASKEQVADMLKRMLHIPEENMLPQLDATDGLAAALCHFFQTNRPQTEKAYTSWKDYIAKNPSKIKK, from the coding sequence ATGCCGAAGGAAAGAATTATTATCGGTATTGATCCCGGAACTACAGTCATGGGATACGGAGTACTAAAAATAAACGGTAATAAGCCGGAACTTATTACCTTAGGTATCTTGCAGCTTAATAAATTCGATAATCATTATATGAAATTACGTAGGATATTCGAAAGAGTGTTAGGACTGATAGACCAATATCATCCGGATGAGATGGCTATCGAATCGCCTTTTTTCGGAAAGAACGTCCAATCTATGTTAAAGCTCGGAAGAGCACAAGGTGTAGCGATGTCGGCGGCATTATACCGAGATATTCCTATTACAGAATATGCACCTCTGAAAATAAAAATGTCTATCACCGGAAACGGTAACGCCTCTAAAGAACAAGTCGCAGATATGCTAAAACGAATGTTACATATTCCGGAAGAAAACATGCTGCCGCAATTAGATGCCACAGACGGGTTAGCTGCCGCTTTATGTCATTTTTTCCAAACAAATCGCCCGCAAACGGAAAAAGCTTATACAAGCTGGAAAGATTACATTGCAAAAAATCCCTCAAAAATTAAGAAATAA
- a CDS encoding DUF4286 family protein, translated as MIIINTTYHASDNIKEIFINWIKEIYIPTALQHEELSEPQLCRIITGNENEGENFSLQFHVKDTASLSRWYNETGDDLAHALTEKFKDQVVGFTTLLEIIE; from the coding sequence ATGATCATAATCAATACAACATACCACGCATCTGACAATATAAAAGAAATATTCATCAACTGGATAAAGGAAATATATATTCCGACAGCTTTACAACATGAAGAATTAAGCGAACCTCAGCTTTGTCGTATAATAACAGGAAACGAAAATGAAGGAGAAAATTTCTCACTCCAATTTCACGTAAAAGATACGGCTTCTTTGTCTCGCTGGTATAACGAGACCGGAGATGATCTAGCACATGCTTTGACCGAAAAATTCAAAGATCAAGTCGTAGGGTTTACTACTCTTCTCGAAATTATCGAATAA
- a CDS encoding RNA polymerase sigma factor — METFNFEHELLCIQEKLLNFAIALTHNPTYAWDLVQETNVKILENRNKFESHYYPIKIGYTFIKNLFISDRRKIKQLQEKAIILDPQDQYKIEGGEPVQINYDYNYILEVLNLLDNQSRKIIKLLIEGKRYAEISEILNIPEGTVKSQIHRIREQLKQSLAELLETDTKE, encoded by the coding sequence ATGGAAACCTTTAATTTCGAACATGAGTTACTCTGCATTCAAGAAAAACTTTTAAATTTTGCCATAGCTTTAACGCATAACCCGACATACGCATGGGACTTAGTACAAGAAACAAATGTTAAAATATTGGAGAACCGTAATAAATTCGAAAGCCATTACTATCCGATTAAAATAGGTTATACTTTTATTAAGAATCTTTTTATTTCAGACAGAAGAAAGATAAAACAACTTCAGGAAAAAGCCATAATTCTCGATCCTCAAGACCAATATAAAATCGAAGGAGGCGAACCTGTTCAAATAAATTATGATTACAACTACATTCTGGAAGTTTTGAATCTTTTAGACAACCAAAGTAGAAAAATAATAAAACTTCTTATTGAAGGAAAACGATATGCCGAAATATCAGAAATTCTAAATATCCCAGAAGGTACGGTAAAAAGCCAAATACATCGTATCCGGGAACAACTTAAACAGTCGTTAGCTGAACTGTTAGAAACAGATACAAAAGAATAA
- a CDS encoding TetR/AcrR family transcriptional regulator, with amino-acid sequence MERELLRNRKATEQRLLSAIQELIEESGFEKLGINAVASKAGVSKMLIYRYFGSLDGLVAAYIEQYDFWINFKSNLPKKEGLENFIKEMFHCQIAVLRGNYTLRRLYRWEFMSGNKFIKDLRRQREDKGVWLIEAVSRLSGHPCREVAVIATLLSASISYLALLEENCDFYNGISLQTDEGWEQLQEGIDELISLWISKL; translated from the coding sequence ATGGAAAGAGAACTTTTAAGAAACAGAAAAGCGACAGAGCAACGTTTATTGTCAGCTATACAGGAATTGATTGAGGAATCCGGTTTCGAGAAATTAGGTATAAATGCCGTAGCATCCAAAGCCGGAGTATCGAAGATGCTTATATACAGATATTTCGGGTCATTAGATGGACTTGTGGCGGCTTATATCGAACAGTATGATTTTTGGATAAACTTTAAATCGAATTTACCGAAAAAAGAAGGATTGGAGAATTTTATAAAAGAGATGTTTCATTGTCAGATTGCTGTTCTTAGGGGAAATTATACATTACGTCGGTTATATCGATGGGAGTTTATGTCCGGTAATAAATTTATCAAAGATTTGAGGAGACAGAGAGAAGACAAAGGTGTATGGCTTATAGAGGCTGTGTCCCGGTTGTCCGGTCATCCTTGTAGAGAAGTTGCCGTTATTGCGACATTGTTGAGTGCGTCGATCAGTTATCTTGCTTTACTTGAGGAAAATTGTGACTTCTATAATGGTATTTCTCTTCAGACAGATGAGGGATGGGAACAATTACAAGAAGGAATAGATGAGCTTATCTCCCTTTGGATTTCAAAATTGTGA